Proteins from a genomic interval of Nostoc sp. TCL240-02:
- a CDS encoding CTB family bacteriocin gives MSDNIKPVELSAEELDNVAGGAFSFVDADNYNAIDQQAGATVIGPNGGISSLNTQQTAVSHQSLHEIKATGFFPTTLES, from the coding sequence ATGTCTGACAACATTAAGCCCGTAGAATTATCTGCTGAAGAATTAGACAACGTTGCTGGTGGTGCTTTTAGCTTCGTCGATGCTGACAACTACAACGCAATTGATCAACAAGCTGGTGCAACTGTTATCGGCCCTAATGGCGGTATTAGTTCTTTGAACACTCAGCAAACTGCCGTATCTCATCAAAGTTTGCACGAAATCAAAGCAACTGGTTTCTTTCCTACCACTCTTGAAAGTTAG
- a CDS encoding CTB family bacteriocin has protein sequence MSDNIKPVELSAEELDNVAGGAFSFVDADNYNALDQQIGETVLGPHGGIGSSTAQQTTVSHQSLHEIKATGLFPTTLEK, from the coding sequence ATGTCTGACAACATTAAGCCCGTAGAATTATCTGCTGAAGAATTAGACAACGTTGCTGGTGGTGCTTTTAGCTTCGTCGATGCTGACAACTACAACGCATTGGATCAACAAATTGGTGAAACCGTTCTTGGTCCTCATGGTGGGATTGGCTCTTCCACTGCTCAACAAACTACTGTATCTCATCAAAGTTTGCACGAAATCAAAGCAACTGGCTTGTTTCCTACCACTCTTGAAAAGTAG
- a CDS encoding CTB family bacteriocin: MSDNIKPVELSAEELDNVAGGAFSFVDADNYNALDQQIGETVLGPHGGIGSSTAQQTTVSHQSLHEIKATGFFPTTLEK, translated from the coding sequence ATGTCTGACAACATTAAGCCCGTAGAATTATCTGCTGAAGAATTAGACAACGTTGCTGGTGGTGCTTTTAGCTTCGTCGATGCTGACAACTACAACGCATTGGATCAACAAATTGGTGAAACCGTTCTTGGTCCTCATGGTGGGATTGGCTCTTCCACTGCTCAACAAACTACTGTATCTCATCAAAGTTTGCACGAAATCAAAGCAACTGGTTTCTTTCCTACCACTCTTGAAAAGTAG